A single Dethiosulfovibrio peptidovorans DNA region contains:
- a CDS encoding BCCT transporter → MGNQRNEQDGNNKIPNTEGNVTKRIRWSVFLPAYLVVGGAALLGLLSKEALTKGTNAFFFWSLDSFGWLYQLSIMAAVVLVAIVFLSKIGSMRLGGKDAKPKYSFWTWFAMTLTGGVATGIVTWGVNEPLIYYGNVWGELNQLGIEPNTHKAAIFAMARSFYNWTFVPYAIYALCGLLVAYIYYNKRDKLNVTTTLKPIFGERVTRGAFSSIIDTLSMLALAIGLTTGLTMCITLVMGGLKSGYGIEGDLAIFMVIGIFLIVSFTFSSYIGMDRGLKALGNLNAWFYYGLLALLLLTGPLTYIVRTSTAGLAQWLNNFWLWGLDPIDIGGEALVRSWTLFDWAFWVGYAPVTGIFLAMISYGRTVREYMVVNWILPSIFGLIWFSIWGGSALHMQATGGADLIGAINSGGAIMALWEFLKHLPFGLGAIVVPVNIFVILISFITNADATLTNIGSMCVKDVPIGTEPPAKLKALWGISVGIVAIIMAAFGRGTQGVDGVKALAAAAGFVVLFIFALQILAFIKTFFIEKIVE, encoded by the coding sequence ATGGGAAATCAACGGAACGAACAAGACGGAAACAATAAGATACCCAACACGGAGGGAAACGTAACAAAACGGATACGCTGGTCCGTCTTCCTGCCAGCCTACCTCGTCGTAGGCGGAGCCGCCCTGCTGGGACTCCTGAGCAAGGAGGCCCTCACCAAAGGAACCAACGCTTTCTTTTTCTGGTCACTGGACAGTTTCGGCTGGCTCTATCAGCTCTCGATCATGGCAGCAGTCGTCCTGGTCGCCATCGTATTCCTGTCAAAAATCGGGAGTATGCGCTTGGGTGGCAAAGACGCCAAACCGAAATACAGTTTCTGGACCTGGTTTGCCATGACCCTCACCGGCGGTGTAGCGACTGGCATCGTTACATGGGGGGTCAACGAACCTCTGATCTACTATGGAAACGTATGGGGTGAACTGAATCAATTGGGTATCGAGCCCAACACCCATAAGGCCGCCATCTTCGCCATGGCCCGCAGTTTTTACAACTGGACCTTCGTCCCCTACGCCATCTACGCACTGTGCGGTCTTCTCGTTGCCTATATCTACTACAACAAAAGGGACAAACTGAACGTGACGACAACCCTCAAACCGATCTTTGGAGAACGGGTCACCCGAGGCGCTTTCTCCTCCATCATCGACACCCTGTCCATGCTGGCCCTGGCTATCGGTCTGACCACCGGACTGACCATGTGCATTACACTCGTCATGGGAGGACTCAAAAGCGGATACGGCATCGAGGGAGACCTGGCTATCTTCATGGTAATCGGTATCTTTCTTATCGTCTCTTTCACCTTTTCCTCCTACATAGGTATGGACAGAGGCCTGAAGGCCCTCGGGAACCTGAACGCCTGGTTCTATTACGGTCTCTTGGCTCTTCTTCTCCTCACGGGCCCCCTGACGTACATCGTCAGGACCTCCACGGCCGGCTTGGCGCAGTGGCTGAATAACTTCTGGCTTTGGGGCCTGGATCCCATCGATATCGGAGGCGAAGCCCTGGTTCGATCCTGGACCCTCTTTGACTGGGCTTTCTGGGTCGGTTATGCCCCCGTTACGGGGATTTTCCTGGCCATGATCTCCTATGGCAGAACGGTCCGAGAGTACATGGTGGTCAACTGGATTCTTCCGTCCATATTCGGGCTGATCTGGTTCAGCATCTGGGGAGGCAGCGCGCTCCACATGCAGGCCACGGGGGGCGCTGATCTGATCGGGGCGATCAACAGCGGCGGAGCCATCATGGCCCTCTGGGAATTCCTCAAGCACCTGCCTTTCGGACTCGGAGCTATCGTGGTACCGGTCAACATCTTCGTGATCCTGATCTCCTTCATCACGAACGCCGACGCTACTTTGACTAACATCGGATCTATGTGTGTAAAAGACGTTCCAATCGGAACCGAGCCTCCTGCAAAATTAAAGGCATTGTGGGGTATCTCCGTGGGCATCGTGGCCATCATCATGGCGGCTTTCGGCAGAGGAACTCAAGGTGTGGACGGTGTCAAGGCCCTGGCTGCCGCCGCAGGTTTTGTGGTCCTTTTCATCTTCGCCCTGCAGATCCTCGCCTTTATCAAAACGTTCTTCATCGAGAAAATTGTGGAATAA
- a CDS encoding peptide methionine sulfoxide reductase, which translates to MFPIRGTQAGETGTLPSNPNNGTTFDEKNIREVVLAGGCFWGVQAFMDRVPGVVSTKVGYANGVTETPTYQAVCRGDTGYAEAVMVRYDISRLPLQKLLEAFFAIIDPTTINRQGGDSGYQYRTGVYLTGPTADQDRFVSKMVFDKQAQKYTKPLAVELEPLKNFYTAEEYHQKYLEKNPGGYCHVDFGHLDNISTSDEKRTYVRPPGEELKKRLTDLQYRVTQQSATEPAFSSPLNHKDEPGIYVDIVTGEPLFSSTAKFDSGCGWPAFWEPIDAGVLKKLVDTSLGMTRIEVRSTAGDSHLGHVFPDGPRDKGGLRYCINGASLRFIPLADLEKEGYGRYLHLFK; encoded by the coding sequence ATGTTCCCGATCAGGGGCACTCAGGCCGGAGAAACTGGGACACTCCCGTCGAACCCCAACAATGGCACCACCTTTGACGAGAAAAACATCAGAGAAGTTGTGCTGGCCGGTGGGTGTTTTTGGGGCGTCCAGGCCTTTATGGATCGAGTGCCAGGAGTCGTATCGACCAAGGTGGGGTACGCCAACGGGGTGACCGAGACACCTACCTATCAGGCGGTCTGTCGAGGCGATACGGGATACGCCGAGGCGGTCATGGTACGGTACGACATATCGAGACTACCCCTGCAAAAGCTTCTTGAGGCTTTTTTCGCCATCATCGATCCGACGACCATCAACCGTCAGGGTGGGGATTCCGGGTATCAGTACAGAACCGGAGTCTATCTGACTGGCCCCACGGCAGATCAGGATCGGTTCGTGAGCAAAATGGTCTTTGATAAGCAGGCCCAGAAATACACCAAGCCTTTGGCGGTAGAGCTCGAACCCCTGAAGAACTTTTACACCGCCGAGGAATACCACCAGAAATATCTCGAGAAAAACCCAGGAGGCTATTGCCATGTCGACTTCGGTCATCTCGACAACATCTCCACCAGCGACGAAAAGCGAACGTACGTACGCCCTCCTGGCGAGGAGCTGAAAAAGAGGCTCACCGATCTCCAATACAGGGTCACCCAGCAATCTGCCACCGAACCGGCTTTCTCCAGTCCCCTGAACCACAAGGATGAGCCAGGCATCTACGTGGACATCGTCACGGGAGAACCCCTATTCTCCTCCACAGCCAAGTTCGACTCCGGGTGCGGTTGGCCCGCCTTTTGGGAACCCATCGACGCCGGAGTACTCAAGAAATTGGTTGATACGAGCCTCGGCATGACTCGTATCGAGGTTCGAAGCACCGCCGGTGACAGCCACCTGGGGCACGTCTTTCCAGATGGCCCCCGGGATAAGGGAGGCCTACGATACTGCATCAACGGGGCCTCGTTGCGTTTTATCCCCCTGGCCGACCTCGAAAAAGAGGGATACGGCCGATACCTGCATCTTTTTAAATGA
- a CDS encoding phenylalanine ammonia-lyase, with product MIKVVLDGTNLTLDLLRKIACEEVEVEIAPDGLERLNASRQLVNDLVESDVPVYGFNTGVGWNKDRHIASDYFKAYNENLVHSHTLGMDPEASEAEVRAAMTIRLNCLLSGNTGVQAAIAHRYVDFLNHRIHPVVPERGSIGEADITELSHIGLAMIGEGEVIYRGERISSKEAHQKAGLDTVILGPKDGLAIVSSNAFGAAQGALVLADLLDLVDQADLIYAVSLEGLNGNVSPLNEKTNALRRMPGQIVSTGNVRRFLSGSYIETPDPQRPVQDPLSFRGGAYIHGSLRDAMEYVLRYLLVQMNTSDDNPCILLDERRIISCSNFEVTTLAVGFEMLAIMLSHVSKASCYRSIRLSNPVLTKLPRFLTPEETHVHAFGALQKSFTLLDTEIRHLSNPSTADFFSLAGGMEDHASNLPHVAQRLRRIIDNLKYILGMEMIHGAQAITLRRQKNPDLPLGCGTEAAFDEFRKKVSWYDRDRNLSTDIQMAYEVVRSGQMLKAARQTRQQVSEKAGASQ from the coding sequence ATGATAAAGGTAGTTTTGGACGGCACAAACTTGACCCTCGATCTTCTTCGAAAAATTGCCTGTGAAGAAGTCGAAGTGGAGATTGCCCCCGACGGTCTTGAGCGGCTCAACGCCTCTCGCCAGCTTGTGAACGACCTTGTCGAAAGCGATGTTCCCGTCTACGGATTCAACACCGGTGTAGGCTGGAACAAGGATCGTCATATCGCCTCGGACTATTTCAAAGCATACAATGAAAATCTCGTCCATTCCCACACACTGGGCATGGACCCCGAGGCCTCCGAGGCCGAGGTCCGGGCAGCTATGACCATCCGACTGAACTGTCTGCTGAGCGGAAATACGGGCGTCCAAGCGGCAATCGCACACCGCTACGTCGACTTTCTAAACCATCGCATCCATCCGGTAGTACCCGAACGAGGATCCATAGGTGAAGCCGATATTACCGAACTCTCTCACATCGGTCTGGCCATGATCGGCGAGGGCGAGGTCATCTATCGTGGAGAGCGAATCTCCTCTAAGGAAGCTCACCAGAAAGCGGGACTCGATACGGTCATTCTGGGCCCGAAAGACGGCCTAGCCATCGTCAGCAGCAACGCCTTTGGAGCAGCTCAGGGAGCTCTTGTCCTGGCAGATCTCCTCGATCTCGTGGATCAGGCCGACCTGATCTACGCCGTTTCACTGGAGGGTTTGAACGGCAACGTCTCTCCTCTCAACGAAAAAACCAATGCCCTTCGCAGGATGCCTGGTCAGATCGTCAGCACAGGTAACGTACGACGCTTCCTTTCTGGCAGCTATATCGAGACACCTGACCCCCAACGCCCTGTACAGGATCCTTTGAGTTTCCGGGGCGGAGCCTACATACATGGTTCTCTGAGGGACGCCATGGAGTACGTGCTTCGTTATCTTCTCGTGCAGATGAATACATCAGACGACAACCCGTGTATCCTGCTGGATGAACGACGTATCATATCCTGCTCTAACTTCGAGGTCACCACCCTCGCCGTCGGATTTGAGATGTTGGCCATCATGCTCAGCCATGTATCGAAGGCCTCCTGCTATCGTTCCATCCGACTGAGTAACCCCGTTCTGACAAAACTTCCCAGATTCCTCACACCCGAGGAAACTCACGTACACGCCTTTGGCGCTCTGCAAAAGAGCTTCACCCTGCTTGACACCGAAATCCGCCATCTCTCAAACCCATCCACAGCGGATTTCTTCTCCCTTGCGGGAGGCATGGAGGACCACGCATCGAACCTTCCTCACGTGGCACAACGCCTTCGCAGGATCATCGACAACCTCAAATACATCCTGGGTATGGAGATGATCCACGGTGCCCAGGCCATAACCCTGCGCCGCCAGAAGAATCCTGATCTGCCTCTGGGGTGTGGGACAGAAGCGGCTTTCGATGAATTTCGCAAAAAGGTCTCCTGGTATGACCGGGATCGCAACCTCTCTACGGACATCCAGATGGCCTATGAGGTGGTGAGAAGTGGACAGATGTTGAAAGCGGCGCGACAGACACGACAACAGGTATCTGAAAAGGCGGGAGCATCCCAATAA
- the hutH gene encoding histidine ammonia-lyase, producing the protein MRNTVVIDGHSLTLQDVLNVARGGYAIELSPSAIEVVRTASSLIQKWVDENRIIYGVTTGFGDLSTVNVDRDKCVLLQENLLRSHAVGVGTPLLPETVRAIMLLRINGLTAGHSGITLETLTQMVNFLNLDIIPVVPSQGSVGASGDLCPLSHIAVAMLGEGDVIHKGVRKSAMEAMSEEGLGPIHLHPKEGLALNNGTAALTGLGVMAFWEAVNLIKTADIAGALSLEALHGVPYAFDQRTHALRPHQGQLDVAANIRNLIDGSAIIEAFKHERVQDAYSLRCMPMVHGATRNALAFVRSSIELEMNSVTDNPLIFPDSEDVISGGNFHGQPIALPMDFFGIAVAELGSISERRVARMVDKNLSNGLPPFLIRDSGVNSGFMISQYTAAAIVSENKTLAHPASVDSIPTSANQEDHVSMGYWASLKGTRILRNVQKVLGIEVLCACQGIDFSKPLQPGKGTKAAYDRIRQDIPFLEKDIFLHPLMEQAIQLVRSGEIVRAVEENLGVLL; encoded by the coding sequence ATGAGGAATACGGTGGTTATCGACGGACATTCTCTTACCCTTCAGGACGTACTTAACGTAGCACGAGGGGGATACGCTATCGAGTTGAGCCCGTCCGCTATTGAGGTGGTACGTACCGCCTCGTCGCTCATACAGAAATGGGTGGACGAAAACCGGATCATCTATGGTGTGACCACAGGCTTCGGAGATCTATCCACGGTGAACGTGGACAGAGACAAATGTGTTCTGCTCCAAGAAAATCTTCTCCGGAGCCACGCCGTGGGTGTCGGTACTCCCCTGCTACCGGAGACCGTCCGAGCCATCATGCTCCTCCGAATCAACGGCCTCACAGCTGGCCATTCAGGTATAACGCTGGAGACTCTTACTCAGATGGTCAACTTTCTCAATCTGGACATCATACCTGTGGTTCCATCCCAGGGCTCCGTCGGTGCCAGTGGTGACCTCTGTCCCCTTTCTCACATCGCAGTCGCTATGCTCGGTGAAGGCGATGTCATCCACAAGGGCGTCCGAAAGTCGGCCATGGAAGCCATGTCCGAAGAAGGGCTGGGGCCTATTCACCTTCACCCCAAAGAAGGGCTTGCCCTGAACAACGGTACGGCAGCTTTAACTGGCCTGGGAGTCATGGCCTTCTGGGAGGCAGTTAATCTGATCAAAACCGCCGACATCGCTGGTGCCCTCTCTCTGGAGGCGCTCCACGGCGTTCCCTACGCATTCGACCAGCGAACCCACGCCCTCCGGCCCCATCAGGGGCAGCTGGACGTCGCCGCTAACATCCGCAACCTCATCGACGGCAGTGCCATCATCGAGGCATTCAAGCACGAACGGGTTCAGGATGCCTACTCCCTTCGGTGTATGCCAATGGTCCATGGTGCCACCAGAAACGCTCTCGCCTTCGTCAGAAGCTCCATCGAGCTGGAGATGAACTCCGTCACAGATAACCCTCTCATCTTTCCCGATTCGGAGGACGTCATCAGCGGGGGAAACTTCCACGGCCAGCCTATCGCCCTTCCGATGGACTTTTTCGGCATTGCAGTAGCAGAGCTGGGAAGCATCTCAGAACGCAGGGTGGCCCGTATGGTGGATAAAAACCTCTCTAACGGCCTTCCCCCCTTCCTCATCAGGGACAGCGGCGTTAACAGTGGATTCATGATATCTCAGTACACGGCTGCAGCCATCGTCTCTGAGAACAAAACGCTGGCCCACCCCGCCTCGGTGGACTCCATCCCCACCTCTGCCAACCAGGAAGACCACGTATCCATGGGATACTGGGCATCTCTGAAGGGAACCAGAATCCTGAGAAACGTTCAGAAGGTGCTGGGCATCGAGGTGCTGTGTGCCTGTCAGGGAATCGACTTCTCCAAACCGCTTCAACCCGGCAAGGGAACCAAAGCGGCCTACGATCGTATCCGTCAGGATATACCTTTCCTGGAAAAGGATATTTTCCTCCACCCTCTTATGGAACAGGCCATCCAGCTTGTGCGATCCGGTGAGATCGTCCGGGCCGTAGAGGAGAATCTCGGAGTTTTACTGTAA